One Cellulomonas sp. NS3 genomic region harbors:
- a CDS encoding ATP-binding protein, translated as MADRRTARDHAMPARLPTGTYRALRGWVLDSPAELTSLRHGVVDAVTGHAGSAPVSARLCDAIALVVSELATNALRHAGPPAVVELRTDATSYLLDVADSAVNAGPVLAGIRRAGEGGFGLQIAHQLAQEVGWYAGATTKHVWARFPAA; from the coding sequence GTGGCTGACCGACGCACGGCCCGCGACCACGCCATGCCCGCACGCCTGCCGACGGGCACCTACCGTGCGCTCCGAGGATGGGTGCTCGACAGCCCCGCGGAGCTCACCTCGCTCCGGCACGGCGTCGTGGACGCCGTCACCGGCCACGCCGGCTCGGCGCCTGTCTCGGCCCGGCTCTGCGACGCGATCGCGCTGGTGGTCTCCGAGCTCGCGACCAACGCCCTGCGGCACGCCGGCCCGCCCGCCGTCGTCGAGCTGCGTACCGACGCGACGTCCTACCTGCTCGACGTCGCCGACAGCGCCGTGAACGCCGGTCCTGTTCTCGCGGGGATCAGGCGGGCGGGCGAGGGTGGCTTCGGCCTGCAGATCGCCCACCAGCTCGCCCAGGAGGTCGGCTGGTACGCCGGGGCGACCACCAAGCACGTGTGGGCGCGGTTCCCGGCCGCCTGA
- a CDS encoding DUF4232 domain-containing protein: MPSPATPDRRRLSLAWRLGALAVVALLLTAAVAAGRRPPATVADPVAQALAELREVPGVAHAGVRLTRPDDKPRYDALPPDGLDDDHDEARREPGAWLATVSVEPRSALTVSDTVEVAERVDAVMAGVAARVAAVDLAWEVWLHDDADLRATEVRLTGVDDVGEAVRGARALADRDGVRRVRVDRGRADVVVVRLARAPGLPSAAARHGLELASVVTVDGRGDVRVGSPQQALADPFVELAAAVELVPSVTRVALSDLGETSGAYLSVEVADDAATDRVDRWLRAPSRAPASGRTVSYELHAPGRTSTGYMGGVEPELPEPVPVEPSVPATPDDALPDDAIPDDARAGASAGPDAPSYADDPTAPACTGADLGVRIGGSDAALGSRFLQLVATNVSGRPCAVEGAPALGFRGRSGALLAGVTTPPRDDEVAATRRVVVPSGAEVRSTMRWGASSVGEHSDPATAVLVTPAPGAPVVELPVAGEAGITSYLDLLDGAVVDVQPWGIGAGG; this comes from the coding sequence ATGCCCTCGCCCGCGACGCCCGACCGACGACGGCTCTCCCTGGCCTGGCGGCTCGGCGCGCTCGCGGTCGTGGCGCTGCTCCTGACCGCGGCCGTCGCCGCGGGCCGCCGCCCGCCCGCGACCGTCGCCGACCCCGTCGCGCAGGCGCTGGCCGAGCTGCGGGAGGTGCCCGGCGTCGCGCACGCGGGCGTGCGGCTGACCCGCCCCGATGACAAGCCGCGGTACGACGCGCTCCCGCCCGACGGCCTCGACGACGACCACGACGAGGCGCGGCGCGAGCCGGGCGCGTGGCTCGCGACGGTCAGCGTCGAGCCGCGCAGCGCCCTGACCGTGTCCGACACCGTCGAGGTCGCCGAGCGCGTCGACGCCGTCATGGCGGGCGTCGCGGCCCGCGTCGCGGCGGTCGACCTCGCGTGGGAGGTGTGGCTGCACGACGACGCCGACCTCCGTGCGACCGAGGTCCGGCTCACGGGGGTCGACGACGTCGGGGAGGCGGTGCGCGGGGCCCGTGCGCTCGCGGACCGCGACGGCGTGCGGCGTGTGCGCGTCGACCGCGGGCGCGCTGACGTCGTGGTGGTCCGCCTGGCGCGCGCCCCCGGGCTCCCGTCGGCGGCGGCCCGCCACGGGCTCGAGCTCGCGAGCGTCGTGACCGTCGACGGGCGGGGCGACGTGCGGGTCGGCTCCCCGCAGCAGGCGCTCGCGGACCCGTTCGTCGAGCTCGCCGCCGCGGTGGAGCTCGTCCCGTCGGTCACGCGCGTCGCGCTGTCCGACCTGGGCGAGACCTCCGGGGCGTACCTGTCCGTCGAGGTCGCGGACGACGCGGCGACCGACCGGGTCGACCGGTGGCTCCGGGCGCCGAGCCGAGCGCCGGCCTCGGGCCGCACCGTGTCCTACGAGCTGCACGCGCCCGGGCGCACGTCCACCGGGTACATGGGCGGCGTCGAGCCCGAGCTGCCCGAGCCGGTCCCGGTCGAGCCGTCGGTGCCGGCCACACCCGACGACGCGCTGCCCGACGACGCGATCCCCGACGACGCGCGCGCCGGAGCGTCGGCCGGGCCGGACGCTCCGTCGTATGCCGACGACCCCACCGCACCCGCGTGCACCGGCGCCGACCTCGGCGTGCGGATCGGCGGGTCCGACGCCGCGCTCGGGTCGCGCTTCCTGCAGCTCGTCGCGACGAACGTCTCCGGACGGCCGTGCGCCGTCGAGGGGGCTCCCGCGCTCGGCTTCCGCGGCCGGTCCGGCGCGCTGCTCGCGGGCGTGACGACCCCGCCGCGCGACGACGAGGTCGCCGCGACCCGGCGCGTCGTGGTGCCGTCCGGCGCGGAGGTCCGATCCACCATGAGGTGGGGCGCCTCGTCGGTGGGGGAGCACAGCGACCCGGCGACCGCCGTGCTCGTGACGCCGGCTCCGGGGGCGCCCGTCGTCGAGCTGCCGGTCGCCGGCGAGGCCGGGATCACGAGCTACCTCGACCTCCTGGACGGTGCCGTGGTCGACGTGCAGCCCTGGGGCATCGGCGCGGGGGGCTGA
- a CDS encoding low temperature requirement protein A: MTNDSEQSTRLIRPPQLRTGEDRSASRLELFLDLAYVLVVAEIAGAFALDLTWHGAAVFAAMFTITWWSWVTITLYANRFDTDDVLYRLAKLAGAFGVAIMAAAASDPTGAETTAFTVGYLITRVLLLALYARAWRHVHEARTTITIYLAGTTVGAALWAASLFVPGPAKFWLWGLGVALEATAPLIATRKGDNAPLHVEHLPERFGLFVILVLGESIASVVVGMHDTHWNPTSVFVAAVGFTVAAALWWNYFDLGAAAGKERLTSSDRPQRTPSADRYAYGHLPLTLGLAAVGVGIEQYIVHPAGELSPGGRWALCGGAALFLVGTAVMISGDHGWRAVWPWPAAAVPVVLAVGYVDELIPAVSVTAIGVAMIVVILAGLREQRRGKLPVDENA; the protein is encoded by the coding sequence ATGACGAACGACAGCGAGCAGTCGACCCGGCTCATCCGCCCACCCCAGCTGCGCACCGGCGAGGACCGCTCGGCATCCCGGCTGGAGCTGTTCCTCGACCTTGCGTACGTCTTGGTGGTCGCTGAGATCGCCGGCGCGTTCGCGCTCGACCTCACGTGGCACGGAGCGGCGGTGTTCGCCGCGATGTTCACCATCACGTGGTGGTCGTGGGTCACCATCACCCTGTACGCCAACCGGTTCGACACCGACGACGTCCTGTACCGGCTGGCGAAGCTCGCCGGCGCGTTCGGTGTGGCGATCATGGCCGCAGCGGCGAGCGACCCCACCGGCGCCGAGACCACGGCCTTCACCGTCGGCTACCTCATCACCCGGGTGCTCCTGCTCGCGCTGTACGCCCGGGCGTGGCGACACGTCCACGAGGCGCGCACGACGATCACGATCTACCTGGCCGGCACGACGGTCGGGGCGGCGTTGTGGGCGGCGTCGCTGTTCGTGCCCGGCCCGGCGAAGTTCTGGCTGTGGGGCCTGGGCGTCGCGCTGGAGGCGACCGCACCGCTGATCGCCACCCGCAAGGGAGACAACGCCCCCCTGCACGTCGAGCACCTGCCCGAGCGGTTCGGGCTGTTCGTCATCCTGGTCCTGGGCGAGTCGATCGCCTCGGTCGTGGTCGGCATGCACGACACCCACTGGAACCCCACCTCCGTGTTCGTCGCCGCGGTCGGGTTCACCGTGGCGGCGGCCCTGTGGTGGAACTACTTCGACCTCGGGGCGGCGGCCGGCAAGGAGCGGCTGACCTCCAGCGACCGACCGCAGCGCACGCCCAGCGCCGACCGGTACGCCTACGGCCACCTGCCGCTGACCCTGGGTCTGGCGGCCGTGGGGGTCGGGATCGAGCAGTACATCGTCCACCCCGCCGGTGAGCTCAGCCCGGGCGGGCGGTGGGCGCTGTGCGGGGGTGCGGCGCTGTTCCTCGTCGGCACCGCGGTGATGATCTCCGGCGACCACGGGTGGCGCGCCGTGTGGCCCTGGCCCGCCGCGGCGGTCCCGGTCGTCCTCGCTGTCGGGTACGTGGACGAGCTGATCCCCGCCGTCTCGGTGACGGCGATCGGCGTCGCCATGATCGTCGTCATCCTCGCGGGCCTGCGCGAGCAACGACGCGGCAAGCTCCCCGTCGACGAGAACGCCTAG
- a CDS encoding helix-turn-helix domain-containing protein, producing MTDDLDQVLTGVGPRLRAQRLRRGVTLTQLATATGISLSTLSRLESGQRRPTLELLLPLAKAHNVALDDLVGAPPTGDPRVHGRPTTHGYLTTVPLSRQASGPRAFQHRIAPQDTLPEPEPKVHEGYEWMYVLHGRLRVVLGEHDIVLEPGEVAEFDTRTPHWFGPAVVGEPVEFLSLFGRQGERMHVRARPRRRGSAGAADAAGG from the coding sequence ATGACGGACGACCTCGACCAGGTGCTCACCGGTGTCGGCCCCCGGCTCCGCGCCCAGCGGCTGCGCCGCGGCGTGACGCTCACCCAGCTCGCCACGGCCACCGGGATCTCGCTCAGCACGCTCTCGCGGCTCGAGTCCGGCCAGCGCCGCCCGACCCTCGAGCTGCTGCTCCCGCTCGCCAAGGCCCACAACGTCGCCCTCGACGACCTCGTCGGCGCCCCACCCACCGGCGATCCCCGCGTGCACGGCCGCCCGACCACCCACGGCTACCTGACGACCGTCCCCCTGAGCCGCCAGGCCAGCGGACCCCGCGCGTTCCAGCACCGCATCGCCCCGCAGGACACGCTCCCCGAGCCCGAGCCCAAGGTCCACGAGGGGTACGAGTGGATGTACGTGCTCCACGGGCGGCTGCGCGTCGTCCTCGGCGAGCACGACATCGTCCTCGAGCCCGGCGAGGTGGCCGAGTTCGACACCCGCACGCCGCACTGGTTCGGGCCCGCCGTCGTCGGGGAGCCCGTCGAGTTCCTGTCGCTGTTCGGCCGGCAGGGCGAGCGGATGCACGTGCGCGCGCGGCCCCGGCGGCGAGGCAGCGCCGGGGCGGCCGACGCGGCCGGCGGGTGA
- a CDS encoding class I SAM-dependent methyltransferase, giving the protein MTTQHPAGDHDAAHHHRTHAVPDDAAEAPETSAPAPHGHAHTHAGPDDDVPVFDAEFWENRYASMPRVWSRRPNAHLVTDTAALPPGRALDVGCGEGADALWLAERGWQVLAVDLSPTALARAAEHAAERGPEVAGRIVWQEADLTAWTPPAGDFDLVTAHFVHLPAGTREGVLAALAAAVAPGGTLLYVGHDVSDLQTTIGRPNVPHMFWAAEDVAAALDPAAWEVEVAEARPRDATDAEGRTVRIHDAVTRARRR; this is encoded by the coding sequence ATGACGACGCAGCACCCCGCCGGCGACCACGACGCGGCGCACCACCACCGCACGCACGCGGTGCCCGACGACGCGGCCGAGGCTCCCGAGACCTCAGCCCCCGCGCCGCACGGTCACGCCCACACCCACGCCGGCCCCGACGACGACGTCCCCGTCTTCGACGCGGAGTTCTGGGAGAACCGCTACGCCTCGATGCCGCGCGTCTGGAGCCGCCGCCCCAACGCGCACCTCGTCACCGACACCGCCGCGCTGCCGCCGGGCCGCGCGCTGGACGTCGGCTGCGGCGAAGGGGCCGACGCCCTGTGGCTCGCCGAGCGCGGCTGGCAGGTGCTCGCCGTCGACCTCTCGCCGACGGCCCTCGCCCGTGCCGCCGAGCACGCCGCCGAGCGCGGGCCGGAGGTCGCCGGACGCATCGTCTGGCAGGAGGCGGACCTCACGGCGTGGACGCCGCCCGCCGGCGACTTCGACCTCGTGACCGCGCACTTCGTGCACCTGCCTGCCGGCACGCGCGAGGGCGTGCTCGCCGCGCTCGCGGCGGCGGTGGCGCCGGGCGGCACGCTGCTCTACGTCGGGCACGACGTGTCGGACCTGCAGACGACGATCGGCCGACCGAACGTGCCGCACATGTTCTGGGCGGCGGAGGACGTCGCGGCGGCGCTCGACCCGGCGGCGTGGGAGGTCGAGGTCGCCGAGGCCCGCCCGCGCGACGCCACCGACGCCGAGGGCCGGACGGTCCGCATCCACGACGCGGTCACCCGGGCACGCCGCCGGTGA
- a CDS encoding NAD(P)/FAD-dependent oxidoreductase — protein MNTRTSPSKESGALLDAVVVGGGAAGLSTAVTLGRAHRSVVVVDAGHPRNAPATHMHNFLSRDGMNPAELLEIGRDEVARYGGTVLNGLAVNAERHDDGTFTVTLDDGRTLRSRQLVVATGLTDRLPDVPGVAERWGRDVLHCPYCHGWEVSGRAIGILGRGAFSAHQALLWRQWSDDVTLFLDETPELADSAWEELAARGVRVVEGAVERLEVADDRLTGVRLAGGRVLPVDALVVPSRMHANAELLAGLGVATEDVEMQGSVVGSRVPTGPMGATDVPGLWVAGNTADVAAQVIVAAADGVRTGAAVNFALVAADTQAAVARRREPFSAQDERELDDLRTGSGLRGLGVA, from the coding sequence ATGAACACGAGAACGAGTCCCAGCAAGGAGTCGGGCGCCCTGCTCGACGCGGTCGTCGTCGGCGGCGGAGCGGCCGGGCTGAGCACCGCCGTGACCCTCGGCCGCGCGCACCGCTCGGTCGTCGTCGTCGACGCCGGCCACCCGCGCAACGCCCCCGCGACGCACATGCACAACTTCCTCTCGCGCGACGGCATGAACCCCGCCGAGCTCCTCGAGATCGGGCGCGACGAGGTCGCCCGTTACGGCGGCACGGTCCTGAACGGGCTCGCCGTGAACGCGGAGCGGCACGACGACGGCACCTTCACCGTGACGCTCGACGACGGCCGCACCCTCCGCTCGCGCCAGCTCGTCGTCGCCACCGGCCTGACCGACCGGCTGCCCGACGTGCCCGGCGTCGCCGAGCGCTGGGGCCGCGACGTCCTGCACTGCCCCTACTGCCACGGGTGGGAGGTCAGCGGACGGGCGATCGGCATCCTCGGGCGCGGTGCCTTCTCCGCGCACCAGGCGCTGCTCTGGCGGCAGTGGAGCGACGACGTGACGCTCTTCCTCGACGAGACCCCCGAGCTCGCCGACTCGGCGTGGGAGGAGCTCGCGGCGCGCGGTGTGCGCGTGGTCGAGGGTGCGGTCGAGCGGCTCGAGGTGGCCGACGACCGGCTCACCGGCGTGCGGCTCGCGGGCGGCAGGGTGCTGCCGGTCGACGCGCTCGTCGTCCCCTCCCGGATGCACGCCAACGCCGAGCTCCTCGCGGGCCTCGGGGTCGCGACCGAGGACGTCGAGATGCAGGGGTCGGTCGTCGGCTCGCGAGTCCCGACCGGGCCGATGGGCGCGACGGACGTCCCCGGGCTGTGGGTCGCCGGCAACACCGCCGACGTCGCAGCGCAGGTGATCGTCGCGGCGGCCGACGGCGTGCGCACCGGCGCGGCCGTGAACTTCGCACTCGTCGCGGCCGACACGCAGGCCGCGGTCGCCCGGCGCCGCGAGCCGTTCTCCGCGCAGGACGAGCGCGAGCTCGACGACCTTCGGACCGGCTCGGGTCTCCGTGGGCTGGGGGTGGCCTGA
- a CDS encoding ArsR/SmtB family transcription factor: MTAPPPTGDELVAVLSALANPIRLRVLATLTTSGRDYVSHLAREIGISRPLLHMHLQRLEAVGLVVGSLELSADGKAMKFFEVADFALSLTPATLARAASTLTPSDPAAGPAPKEPT, from the coding sequence ATGACAGCACCCCCGCCCACCGGTGACGAGCTCGTCGCCGTGCTGTCCGCGCTCGCCAACCCGATCCGGCTGCGCGTCCTCGCCACGCTGACGACCAGCGGCCGGGACTACGTGAGCCACCTGGCCCGCGAGATCGGTATCAGCCGTCCCCTGCTGCACATGCACCTGCAGCGCCTCGAGGCCGTCGGGCTCGTCGTCGGGAGCCTCGAGCTCTCCGCCGACGGCAAGGCCATGAAGTTCTTCGAGGTCGCCGACTTCGCGCTCAGCCTGACCCCCGCGACGCTGGCCCGTGCCGCGTCGACCCTCACCCCGTCGGACCCCGCCGCGGGTCCCGCCCCGAAGGAGCCCACGTGA
- a CDS encoding SpoIIE family protein phosphatase, translated as MTDPAGSPDDVTAARALTADGDRTAAAHRLLRSGQAEASLQSLTVLATRLLGVRSAEISLLTDERVIVAAVDAEPGPAGTRTALEGSLCARVAAAGERLVVHDAAHDARVAGAAGLAAGQVGAYLGVPLISDDRRVVGAMCAYDPQVRAWSERDVRTLEHLAAAAVAQLEVTALRAVFAAADQGELLTAAAQAAGIGTFQWDLRTGALRWDAALLEVFGYDEESFGGTIQAFDARVHADDLAPVTAALNAAIAACGVYEAEFRVQRPDGTVRWLVARGQALPGPHGTAQEVIGVTTDVTALRQGEQRVRQVLEDMTVAYYHLDEAWRFTYVNAEAERVLDSTRDRLIGGVVWELFPAAVGSTIEESYRAVVRTGEPVVFDAYYPAPLDAWYEVRAVPERGGVAAYFTDITDRQRALAVAERARARSALLADVATNLAEVLDPTQALEAVLPHLVPQLGDFAIVSLLEEGHGPWRHRLRDVAALHADPRLQPVLEGYLRARLPALTETSPVARALTGGRPVRLTGSPAHVGIVDAGPARELLDRLAPHASLALPLRGRGRTRGLLTLYRGAGRGPFTDGELITMREVVAQVGLALDNAHLHATRRHLAEELQRSLLTALPEPDHLHLVARYAPAATGAQIGGDWYDAFVVRDGSTCLVIGDVVGHDLRAAVTMAQVRNVLRGGAHAVVQPPAHILSSLDWAMHDLAVGSFSTAILAKIEQTPEQAEAGLRMLRWSNAGHLPPVLLHPDGRAELLERPADLLLGIRAHTRRHDHTHELPPESTVLLYTDGLVERRGEPLRRGLERLRQHVETLADLPLEDLCDRLVQDLAAHTEDDVALLAVRAHREDRPRPASAGPRRTPREAAQQEGP; from the coding sequence GTGACCGACCCGGCAGGCAGCCCGGACGACGTGACGGCTGCGCGTGCGCTGACCGCGGACGGTGACCGGACCGCTGCCGCGCACCGGCTGCTGCGGTCGGGCCAGGCCGAGGCGTCGTTGCAGTCGCTCACCGTGCTGGCGACCCGGTTGCTGGGCGTGCGGTCGGCGGAGATCTCGTTGCTGACCGACGAGCGGGTCATCGTCGCCGCGGTGGACGCAGAGCCGGGCCCGGCGGGGACGCGCACTGCACTGGAGGGCTCGCTGTGCGCTCGGGTGGCGGCCGCTGGTGAGCGCCTCGTCGTGCATGACGCCGCCCATGACGCTCGGGTCGCCGGCGCGGCCGGGCTCGCCGCGGGGCAAGTCGGTGCCTACCTCGGGGTGCCGCTGATCAGCGACGACCGGCGTGTGGTGGGTGCGATGTGCGCGTACGACCCGCAGGTGCGCGCGTGGTCGGAGCGCGACGTGCGAACCCTGGAGCACCTCGCTGCGGCCGCGGTCGCGCAGCTGGAGGTCACCGCGCTGCGTGCCGTGTTCGCGGCCGCCGACCAGGGTGAGCTGCTGACCGCCGCCGCGCAGGCGGCCGGGATAGGCACGTTCCAGTGGGACCTGCGCACCGGGGCGTTGCGATGGGACGCGGCTCTGCTGGAGGTGTTCGGGTACGACGAGGAGTCCTTCGGCGGCACGATCCAGGCGTTCGACGCCCGGGTGCACGCCGATGACCTGGCGCCGGTCACGGCGGCGCTGAACGCGGCGATCGCCGCGTGCGGGGTGTACGAGGCGGAGTTCCGGGTGCAGCGCCCGGACGGCACGGTGCGTTGGCTGGTCGCACGCGGGCAGGCCCTGCCGGGCCCGCACGGGACGGCGCAGGAGGTCATCGGCGTCACCACTGACGTCACGGCGCTGCGCCAGGGCGAGCAGCGTGTTCGCCAGGTGCTCGAGGACATGACCGTCGCGTACTACCACCTCGACGAGGCCTGGCGGTTCACCTACGTCAACGCCGAGGCCGAGCGCGTCCTGGACAGCACACGCGACCGTCTGATCGGCGGTGTCGTGTGGGAGCTCTTCCCCGCAGCGGTGGGCTCCACGATCGAGGAGAGCTACCGCGCCGTGGTCCGGACCGGGGAGCCGGTCGTGTTCGACGCGTACTACCCCGCGCCGCTCGACGCCTGGTACGAGGTGCGGGCAGTGCCCGAGCGCGGCGGGGTCGCGGCGTACTTCACCGACATCACCGACCGCCAGCGGGCACTGGCGGTCGCCGAGCGCGCGCGTGCCCGGTCGGCTCTCCTGGCCGACGTCGCCACGAACCTCGCGGAGGTCCTCGACCCGACCCAGGCGTTGGAGGCGGTGCTCCCGCACCTGGTCCCGCAGCTGGGCGACTTCGCGATCGTCAGTCTGCTCGAGGAGGGCCACGGCCCGTGGCGGCACCGTCTGCGTGACGTCGCCGCTCTGCACGCCGACCCCCGCCTGCAGCCGGTGCTGGAGGGCTACCTGCGTGCGCGGCTCCCCGCGCTGACCGAGACGTCCCCGGTCGCGCGCGCCCTGACCGGCGGCCGCCCCGTCAGGCTGACGGGCTCTCCTGCGCACGTCGGCATCGTCGACGCCGGACCCGCGCGGGAGCTCCTCGATCGTCTCGCGCCGCACGCGAGCCTGGCCCTGCCGCTACGAGGGCGGGGGCGCACCCGGGGGCTGCTCACGCTCTACCGCGGAGCAGGACGGGGGCCCTTCACCGACGGTGAGCTCATCACCATGCGGGAGGTCGTCGCCCAGGTCGGCCTGGCACTGGACAACGCGCACCTGCACGCCACCCGCCGGCACCTGGCCGAGGAGCTGCAGCGCAGCCTCCTGACCGCGCTGCCGGAGCCCGACCACCTGCACCTGGTCGCCCGGTACGCGCCGGCCGCGACCGGCGCGCAGATCGGCGGTGACTGGTACGACGCGTTCGTCGTCCGCGACGGCAGCACCTGCCTGGTCATCGGCGACGTCGTGGGGCACGACCTGCGGGCCGCCGTGACCATGGCCCAGGTCCGCAACGTCCTGCGCGGCGGCGCCCACGCCGTCGTCCAGCCGCCGGCGCACATCCTGTCCTCCCTCGACTGGGCCATGCACGACCTCGCCGTCGGATCGTTCAGCACCGCGATCCTGGCCAAGATCGAGCAGACGCCCGAGCAGGCCGAGGCGGGCCTACGGATGCTGCGCTGGTCCAACGCCGGGCACCTGCCCCCCGTGCTGCTGCACCCCGACGGGCGCGCCGAGCTGCTCGAACGCCCCGCCGACCTCCTGCTCGGGATCCGCGCCCACACCCGACGGCACGACCACACCCACGAGCTTCCGCCGGAGTCGACCGTCCTGCTCTACACCGACGGGCTCGTCGAGCGCCGCGGCGAACCCCTGAGACGCGGGCTGGAGCGACTGCGTCAGCACGTCGAGACGCTCGCCGACCTGCCGCTCGAGGACCTGTGCGACCGCCTGGTCCAGGACCTCGCAGCCCACACCGAGGACGACGTCGCACTCCTCGCGGTCCGGGCCCACCGCGAGGACCGACCTCGCCCCGCCTCGGCCGGCCCTCGACGCACGCCCCGCGAGGCCGCGCAGCAGGAGGGGCCATGA